In one window of Helianthus annuus cultivar XRQ/B chromosome 17, HanXRQr2.0-SUNRISE, whole genome shotgun sequence DNA:
- the LOC110925751 gene encoding pectate lyase 1 encodes MEIKHCCYILFFTLALVTLVQAVRPGEETEISPPTRRSMQACEAVNIMDQCWRCKADWADNRQAMADCAQGFAKGTTGGKGGDVYVVTSEADDDPANPKEGTLRFGVTQGRPLWITFEKDMVISLTQELVVASDKTIDGRGAKVEITNGGLTLMDVKNIIISNINVHDVVELPGGMIKSGDGPATQRQKSDGDCITVAGGKQIWIDHCSFSKAFDGLVDVTLGSSHVTVSNCKFTQHSKVMLLGADDGHHQDKNMVVTVAFNLFTDNCDQRMPRCRFGFFQVVNNNYDRWGTYAIGGSSAPTILSQGNRFLAPDDAAKKNVCVRADAPESESMTWNWRTEKDVLENGAVFVPSGSDPALTGEQQGGMIQAEPGENAPKLTASAGVLTCSPGSPC; translated from the exons ATGGAGATCAAACATTGTTGTTACATCTTGTTTTTCACCTTAGCACTCGTCACTTTGGTGCAAGCTGTACGTCCTGGCGAAGAGACCGAAAT TTCTCCACCTACCAGGAGGAGCATGCAAGCATGTGAAGCAGTGAACATAATGGACCAGTGCTGGAGGTGCAAAGCAGACTGGGCGGACAATCGACAAGCGATGGCCGATTGTGCCCAAGGTTTTGCAAAGGGGACTACAGGCGGAAAAGGTGGTGATGTCTACGTTGTCACCAGTGAAGCGGATGATGATCCGGCAAATCCAAAAGAAGGCACACTCCGGTTCGGTGTCACCCAAGGCAGGCCCTTGTGGATCACTTTTGAAAAAGATATGGTGATTTCTTTGACTCAGGAGCTCGTGGTAGCCAGCGACAAGACCATCGATGGTCGAGGGGCGAAAGTTGAGATCACCAACGGGGGTCTCACCCTTATGGATGTCAAGAACATAATCATTTCTAACATAAATGTCCACGATGTTGTAGAGCTTCCAGGAGGCATGATCAAGAGCGGAGATGGTCCAGCAACACAAAGACAAAAGAGTGATGGTGATTGTATAACTGTTGCTGGTGGTAAACAAATATGGATCGACCATTGCTCGTTCAGTAAGGCTTTCGATGGGCTTGTCGATGTCACCTTGGGCAGCTCACACGTAACCGTTTCCAACTGCAAATTCACCCAACACTCAAAA GTCATGTTGCTTGGGGCTGATGACGGCCATCATCAGGATAAAAACATGGTTGTAACGGTTGCATTTAACTTGTTCACCGACAATTGTGACCAAAGAATGCCTAGATGTCGATTCGGATTTTTCCAAGTTGTTAACAACAACTACGACAGATGGGGAACTTATGCCATCGGTGGTAGCTCGGCCCCAACTATACTCAGCCAAGGGAACAGATTCTTGGCACCCGATGACGCCGCCAAGAAGAAT GTCTGTGTGAGGGCTGATGCACCTGAGTCAGAGTCGATGACCTGGAACTGGAGAACGGAAAAAGACGTGCTTGAAAATGGAGCTGTCTTTGTGCCATCCGGATCTGATCCAGCGCTAACTGGTGAACAACAAGGAGGCATGATCCAAGCTGAACCAGGAGAAAACGCTCCAAAACTCACTGCTAGCGCTGGTGTACTCACATGCTCGCCTGGATCACCTTGCTAA